From Salvia splendens isolate huo1 chromosome 16, SspV2, whole genome shotgun sequence, a single genomic window includes:
- the LOC121770665 gene encoding uncharacterized protein LOC121770665 produces MSSKDSQNIIGGSGPKPEINRAGPLVAMKDHGGSAAAAAAAKVNTERRLISLNGNGNVERVGYGRWNGELLEDQDHGFRAGDLVWAKIKSQPWWPAQVYDPRDASELALKHSREGCVLVCLFGDGSCSWCLPLQLVPLVENLDRMWSERPSRSFEQAVHRAFDEIGRLMELKILCRCISLEIRGDLARPMAMNVGVKAGVLVPEVDIDRLPIPEYEPADIRAKLVGFARTASFDSVLDLTVLRSWISAYSYAECGGRRLAVYSEPILIEGLEDSRVVNPFYSPDTPEDVKVYRRKRLRTAAELMELQKLAIGGGFKDDNLVVKQPNEVEDSTARERKKSKYLSPPYTNLNGMGYKPWFEMRKYTKDKESSSFSFLEELDDEKTSEKDIMTSLASDVEVEVNELMLRLKSAAVDRSYLRNEGHLDSICRFASAYRSSTYLHGSHFKTYHRCKKVSRKRKKLTCSPKVLRLTAPADEPTDSLVLDARLIRKRVDSMTKMLESCVSKASSDHKARLREEMKCLIEKVAAASDKVRLMAEKSSS; encoded by the coding sequence gcagcagctaaAGTTAATACAGAGAGACGATTGATCAGCTTGAATGGTAATGGCAATGTGGAACGGGTGGGATATGGAAGGTGGAATGGTGAGCTGCTGGAGGATCAAGATCACGGCTTTCGAGCTGGGGACCTTGTGTGGGCGAAGATAAAGAGCCAACCATGGTGGCCGGCTCAGGTTTACGACCCAAGGGATGCCTCGGAGCTCGCTCTGAAGCATAGCCGAGAGGGCTGTGTGCTCGTGTGCCTTTTTGGTGATGGTTCTTGCTCGTGGTGCTTGCCCCTGCAGCTAGTACCTTTAGTCGAGAATCTTGACAGGATGTGGAGTGAGAGGCCTTCGAGGAGCTTTGAGCAGGCGGTTCATAGGGCGTTCGATGAGATAGGGAGGCTTATGGAGTTAAAGATCTTGTGCAGGTGCATATCGTTGGAGATAAGGGGTGATCTTGCTAGGCCTATGGCGATGAATGTTGGTGTCAAGGCGGGGGTGCTTGTGCCAGAGGTGGACATTGACCGTCTTCCTATCCCAGAATACGAGCCTGCTGATATACGTGCAAAACTGGTGGGATTCGCGAGGACTGCCTCCTTTGACAGTGTGCTTGATCTTACAGTCTTGAGGAGCTGGATATCTGCGTATTCGTATGCAGAATGTGGTGGTAGGCGGCTTGCTGTGTATAGTGAGCCCATTTTAATTGAAGGGTTGGAAGATAGTAGAGTAGTGAACCCCTTCTATTCCCCCGACACCCCCGAAGATGTTAAGGTCTACCGAAGAAAGAGACTGAGAACTGCCGCTGAGCTTATGGAATTGCAGAAGCTTGCTATTGGTGGTGGATTTAAAGATGATAATTTGGTAGTGAAACAACCAAATGAAGTTGAAGATTCTACTGCaagggagaggaagaagagcaAGTATCTGTCTCCTCCTTATACGAATCTGAATGGGATGGGCTATAAGCCCTGGTTCGAGATGAGGAAGTACACAAAAGATAAAGAATcttcttcattttcatttcttgaggagctggatgatGAGAAGACCTCTGAGAAAGATATAATGACTTCTCTGGCATCAGATGTTGAAGTAGAGGTGAATGAACTGATGCTGAGGTTAAAATCTGCGGCTGTTGATCGTTCCTACCTGAGAAATGAGGGCCATCTCGATTCCATCTGCAGGTTCGCCTCAGCATACAGAAGTTCGACCTACCTGCACGGCTCCCACTTCAAAACGTACCACAGGTGCAAGAAAGTGAGCCGTAAGAGAAAGAAGCTCACCTGCAGCCCCAAGGTTTTGAGATTGACTGCGCCTGCAGACGAGCCAACAGATAGTCTCGTGTTGGATGCTAGACTGATCAGGAAGAGGGTCGACTCGATGACTAAGATGTTGGAAAGCTGTGTCTCGAAAGCCTCATCAGACCACAAAGCTCGGCTAAGAGAAGAGATGAAATGTCTGATCGAGAAGGTGGCGGCGGCGAGCGATAAGGTAAGGTTGATGGCTGAGAAGAGCTCCTCTTGA
- the LOC121771940 gene encoding uncharacterized protein LOC121771940, which produces MDDHRNPSPPHRRAGAEEDGGGGRVTCTGKSCAARAIGDCVALCCCPCAVVNCFVLAFVKLPWAVARRRLRRSRRRVEVERKCDEGMLEIEAAGECVSAEELWIELAEIGHLGFGRISSAGINYYKKGN; this is translated from the coding sequence ATGGACGACCACCGCAATCCATCGCCGCCCCACCGCCGCGCCGGAGCGGAGGAGGACGGCGGCGGAGGGCGGGTGACGTGCACGGGGAAGTCGTGTGCGGCGCGGGCGATCGGCGACTGCGTGGCGCTGTGCTGCTGCCCGTGCGCGGTGGTGAACTGCTTCGTGCTGGCGTTCGTGAAGCTGCCGTGGGCGGTGGCGCGGCGGCGCCTGCGGAGGAGCCGGCGGCGGGTGGAGGTGGAGAGGAAGTGCGACGAAGGGATGCTTGAAATCGAGGCCGCCGGAGAGTGTGTAAGCGCGGAGGAGTTGTGGATTGAGCTGGCGGAGATTGGCCACTTGGGTTTTGGGAGGATTTCTTCTGCTGGAATTAATTACTACAAAAAGGGCAATTGA
- the LOC121770926 gene encoding cinnamoyl-CoA reductase-like SNL6, with protein MGIVRQEAEVEEFRRMLSCAAVSRRKAGDGYDGATVTSFPGDAMDRMVCVTSGVSYLGIAIVNRLLLNGYSVRIIVDNEEDVEKLREMETSGEMRLNNSVVEVVMARLSEVESLTEAFDGCRGVFHTAAFVDPAGLSGYSKAMAEIEVNMSKNVVRACGLSPSVRHCVLTSSLVACIWRDSSAPRVIDHKCWSDEAICVNKKLWYALGKLRAEKAAWEIAKAKASGVKLATICPGLITGLDFYRRNPTPTVAYLKGVEEMYAHGLLATVSIDTLAKAHVRVFEEMTKEASGSRYICFDNVMERGDEVERLAAQTGLSVASLTGGASSSSRPRYELSNAKLSRLMLRPCRCEIGL; from the exons ATGGGGATTGTGAGGCAGGAGGCGGAGGTCGAGGAATTCCGACGGATGCTATCGTGCGCCGCGGTGAGCCGGCGGAAGGCCGGCGACGGCTACGATGGAGCTACGGTGACCTCGTTTCCAGGCGACGCCATGGACAGGATGGTATGCGTCACCAGCGGCGTATCCTATCTCGGTATCGCTATCGTGAACCGCCTCCTACTCAACGGCTACTCTGTTCGAATCATCGTCGATAATGAAG AGGATGTTGAGAAGCTGAGAGAAATGGAAACATCCGGTGAAATGAGGCTGAACAACAGTGTAGTTGAAGTTGTGATGGCCAGACTCAGTGAGGTTGAAAGCCTAACCGAGGCGTTTGATGGCTGTCGTGGCGTCTTCCACACCGCTGCATTTGTCGATCCGGCTGGGCTGTCCGGCTACTCT AAAGCCATGGCTGAGATTGAAGTGAATATGAGCAAGAACGTGGTGAGGGCGTGTGGGCTTTCGCCTTCTGTTAGACACTGCGTGCTCACCTCGTCTCTCGTGGCCTGCATTTGGCGCGACAGCTCGGCTCCGCGTGTCATTGACCACAAGTGCTGGAGTGACGAGGCTATATGCGTAAACAAAAAG CTCTGGTACGCGCTTGGGAAGCTGAGGGCAGAGAAAGCCGCGTGGGAGATTGCCAAAGCCAAAGCCAGTGGCGTGAAGCTGGCCACCATCTGCCCCGGGCTCATCACTGGCTTGGATTTCTACAGGAGAAATCCAACACCTACTGTTGCATACCTTAAAGGAGTCGAGGAAATGTATGCACATGGCCTGCTGGCAACAGTGAGCATCGACACGCTAGCTAAGGCGCATGTGCGCGTGTTTGAGGAGATGACGAAGGAAGCCTCCGGTAGCAGGTACATTTGCTTCGACAATGTGATGGAAAGAGGAGACGAGGTCGAGAGGCTGGCTGCTCAGACGGGCTTAAGTGTGGCCTCGTTAACAGGGGGCGCCTCGTCTAGCAGCCGGCCTCGGTATGAGCTGTCGAACGCAAAGCTTAGCCGGCTCATGTTGAGACCGTGCCGTTGCGAGATAGGATTATAA